In a single window of the Euzebyales bacterium genome:
- a CDS encoding DUF368 domain-containing protein: MTTSNEAAHGTNPARQARATASVVHGLQGLLMGTADVIPGVSGGTVALILGIYERLIDSIHEIASCVASLLRGDRASARASWRRADLGLVIPLAVGIVVALGIGSVVLPPLIEHYPVVTSAVFFGLIAGALPIPWRRIDVRRGLHLWLAVAGGVAAFVLAGLAPATVEDPALPVVFGAATVAICAMILPGVSGAYLLLIMGMYEPTLEAVRDLDVAYVAVFILGAATGLGLFSKLLAWLLDVHQDATMAVLVGLMAGSLRRLWPWQDDAGALLGPGDGGEVVLALVCVAVGLAAVTALTVIGDRNASTDDTAV; the protein is encoded by the coding sequence ATGACGACGAGCAACGAGGCCGCGCACGGGACCAACCCTGCGCGGCAGGCCCGTGCCACGGCATCGGTCGTGCACGGCCTGCAGGGCCTGCTCATGGGGACCGCGGACGTCATCCCCGGTGTCAGCGGCGGCACCGTGGCGTTGATCCTGGGTATCTACGAACGGCTGATCGACAGCATCCACGAGATCGCATCCTGCGTGGCGTCGCTGCTGCGTGGTGACCGCGCCTCCGCGAGGGCGAGCTGGCGTCGCGCCGACCTCGGGCTGGTCATCCCGCTGGCGGTCGGCATCGTGGTCGCACTGGGCATCGGCAGCGTCGTGCTGCCGCCGCTGATCGAGCACTACCCGGTCGTCACGTCGGCGGTCTTCTTCGGGCTGATCGCGGGCGCGCTGCCGATCCCGTGGCGCCGCATCGACGTCCGGCGGGGCCTGCACCTCTGGCTCGCGGTGGCCGGCGGGGTGGCCGCGTTCGTGCTGGCCGGCCTGGCACCCGCGACGGTCGAGGATCCGGCGCTGCCAGTCGTGTTCGGAGCGGCGACCGTCGCGATCTGCGCGATGATCCTGCCCGGTGTGAGCGGCGCCTACCTGCTGCTCATCATGGGCATGTACGAGCCGACGCTCGAGGCAGTCCGCGACCTCGACGTCGCCTACGTCGCGGTGTTCATCCTCGGTGCAGCCACCGGTCTGGGGCTGTTCTCCAAGCTGCTCGCGTGGCTGCTCGACGTGCACCAGGACGCGACGATGGCGGTGCTGGTCGGGCTGATGGCCGGATCGCTGCGCCGCCTGTGGCCGTGGCAGGACGACGCCGGCGCGCTGCTCGGGCCGGGCGACGGCGGCGAGGTCGTGCTGGCACTCGTCTGCGTCGCCGTCGGGCTCGCCGCCGTCACGGCGCTGACCGTCATCGGCGACCGCAACGCGTCGACCGACGACACGGCGGTGTGA